The stretch of DNA GGCTGCGATGAGGTCTGATCTGGTTGTAGAAACGGAAGTACTTCGTGAGGCCGTCTTTGGCCTCAATCATGGTGCCATAGGCGTGGAGGTAGACGTCTTCGTACTTGACGCTT from Betaproteobacteria bacterium encodes:
- a CDS encoding IS3 family transposase; translation: SVKYEDVYLHAYGTMIEAKDGLTKYFRFYNQIRPHRSLDGRTPDEAYFGNLPLPLAA